TGGCGATGGGCGTGGTGTTCGTCTACCTGTACCGGCGATGGGGCCGGGTGGGACCGCTGGTCGTGGCGCATTCCCTGCTCGACATAGGAGCATTCGTCGGTTACGCGCTGCTGGCCGGGAGGGTGGACTGGCTGCCGACGGCGTGAGCTGCGCCGCCGGTGCGCCCTCTCATGACGTCGGCTCCTCGCGGTCGGGCTCGGCGGCGCAGGACGTGAGGCGATCGGCGAGCGCGATGACGAGGTCGCGGAGTTCATCGGGACGCTCGATGACGAACGGCCGGTCGAGCGAGGCGAGTACCGGAGGCAACCAGTCGAGTCGCTCCGCCCGTAGCTCGACGCGCAGCCAGCGCTCCGTCGCACGGTCCTCGCCGGACACGGACTCGTGCTCCTCCAGGTTCGCGACGCCGGCGGGAAGGCGGGCGCGGATCTGCTCGACCGTCCCGTGGATCCGCAACGTCACCTCATGCCGGTACTCGGCCGTGGCGAATCCCGACAGCACGCGCTGGGCCGCATCGGGACCCACGGGCGTTTCGAATGAGCCGGGCAGGGTCCTCGCGTCGGCGATGCGGTCGAGCCGGAAGGTTCGGTCCTCGCCGATCCGGGCGTCCCTGCCCGTGACGTACCACCGGCCCGCATGGGCGACGATCCCGTACGCGTGCAGCGTGCGTTCGCTGCGCTGTCCGTCGCGGTCGGTGTAGCGGATCGAGACCGGCCGGTGGTGACGCACCGCATCGGCGATCGTGAGCAGGACCGCGGTGTCCGGGGTGTCGAACTCGCCGGGCTGATCAGTGAAGGCGAGAGCTTCCAGGACTGTGTCGAGCCGGCGGGCGATGTGCTTGGGCAGCACCCGCCGGATCTTCGCCGATGCCGTCTCGTTCGCCGTGGCCTCCGTCGTCGTCAGCCCCGCTCGACGGCCGGCGACGAGGCCGAGCAGTACGGCCAGCGCCTCGTCGTC
The DNA window shown above is from Streptomyces chartreusis and carries:
- a CDS encoding helix-turn-helix transcriptional regulator, which codes for MARPTGRVLTLLELLQSGGTRTVAELADRLGVEGRTVRRYVDHLIDLDVPVESVRGRYGGYRLAPGYRLPPLMLSDDEALAVLLGLVAGRRAGLTTTEATANETASAKIRRVLPKHIARRLDTVLEALAFTDQPGEFDTPDTAVLLTIADAVRHHRPVSIRYTDRDGQRSERTLHAYGIVAHAGRWYVTGRDARIGEDRTFRLDRIADARTLPGSFETPVGPDAAQRVLSGFATAEYRHEVTLRIHGTVEQIRARLPAGVANLEEHESVSGEDRATERWLRVELRAERLDWLPPVLASLDRPFVIERPDELRDLVIALADRLTSCAAEPDREEPTS